One Streptomyces sp. SAI-135 DNA segment encodes these proteins:
- a CDS encoding vitamin K epoxide reductase family protein: protein MSKTTVKDVSTEPEPSPARADAAPRTVGAGRAFALLMVITGAAGLLAAWVITIDKFKILEGKVSGKTFTPSCSLNPIVSCGSVMESKQAAAFGFPNPMLGLVAYGIVICVGMSLLARATFPRWYWLTFNFGTLFGVCFVTWLQFQSLYRINALCLWCSLAWVATITMFWYVTSFNVRNAFLPSPGWLKRFLAEFTWVLPVTHCGIIAMLILTRWGSSLWA, encoded by the coding sequence ATGAGCAAGACCACAGTGAAAGACGTCTCCACGGAGCCCGAGCCCTCGCCGGCGCGTGCCGACGCCGCGCCCCGGACGGTGGGCGCCGGCCGTGCCTTCGCGTTGCTGATGGTGATCACCGGTGCCGCCGGACTGCTCGCCGCGTGGGTCATCACGATCGACAAGTTCAAGATCCTCGAGGGGAAGGTCAGCGGCAAGACGTTCACGCCGAGCTGCTCCCTCAACCCGATCGTCTCCTGCGGCAGCGTCATGGAGAGCAAGCAGGCCGCCGCCTTCGGGTTCCCCAACCCGATGCTCGGTCTGGTCGCCTACGGCATCGTCATCTGCGTCGGCATGAGCCTGCTGGCCCGCGCCACCTTCCCGCGCTGGTATTGGCTCACCTTCAACTTCGGCACGCTCTTCGGCGTGTGCTTCGTCACCTGGCTGCAGTTCCAGTCGCTGTACCGGATCAACGCGCTGTGCCTGTGGTGCTCGCTGGCCTGGGTCGCCACGATCACCATGTTCTGGTACGTGACCTCCTTCAACGTCCGCAACGCCTTCCTGCCGTCCCCGGGCTGGCTCAAGCGCTTCCTCGCCGAGTTCACCTGGGTCCTGCCGGTCACGCACTGCGGCATCATCGCGATGCTGATCCTGACCCGCTGGGGTTCCAGCCTCTGGGCCTGA
- the hisS gene encoding histidine--tRNA ligase yields the protein MSTFQAPKGTYDLIPPDSAKYLAVREAIAAPLRTSGYGYIETPGFENVELFARGVGESTDIVTKEMYAFETKGGDRLALRPEGTASVLRAALEANLHKTGNLPVKLWYSGSYYRYERPQKGRYRHFSQVGAEAIGAEDPALDAELIILADQAYRSLGLRNFRILLNSLGDKECRPVYRAALQDFLRGLDLDEDTLRRAEINPLRVLDDKRESVQKQLGDAPLLRDYLCDACKAYHEEVRELIDAAGVAFEDDPKLVRGLDYYTRTTFEFVHDGLGSQSAVGGGGRYDGLSEMIGGPELPSVGWALGVDRTVLALEAEGVELELPSTTSVFAVPLGEEARRILFAKVTELRKVGIAADFSYGGKGLKGAMKNANRSGARYTIVAGERDLAEGVVQLKDMESGEQSAIGVNEIVAELESRLG from the coding sequence GTGAGCACCTTTCAGGCCCCCAAGGGCACGTACGACCTGATCCCGCCGGACAGCGCCAAGTACCTGGCCGTCCGCGAGGCGATCGCCGCGCCGCTGCGCACCTCCGGCTACGGCTACATCGAGACGCCCGGCTTCGAGAACGTCGAGCTGTTCGCGCGCGGGGTCGGTGAGTCCACCGACATCGTCACCAAGGAGATGTACGCCTTCGAGACCAAGGGCGGCGACAGGCTCGCCCTGCGCCCCGAGGGCACCGCCTCCGTGCTGCGCGCGGCGCTGGAGGCCAACCTCCACAAGACCGGCAACCTGCCCGTCAAGCTCTGGTACTCCGGCTCGTACTACCGCTACGAGCGCCCCCAGAAGGGCCGTTACCGCCACTTCTCGCAGGTCGGTGCCGAGGCGATCGGTGCGGAGGACCCGGCCCTCGACGCCGAGCTGATCATCCTGGCAGACCAGGCGTACCGCTCGCTGGGCCTCAGGAACTTCCGCATCCTGCTCAACAGCCTGGGCGACAAGGAGTGCCGGCCGGTGTACCGGGCCGCGCTCCAGGACTTCCTGCGCGGCCTCGACCTCGACGAGGACACCCTGCGAAGGGCGGAGATCAACCCGCTGCGCGTCCTCGACGACAAGCGCGAGTCGGTCCAGAAGCAGCTCGGGGACGCGCCCCTGCTGCGGGACTACCTCTGCGACGCCTGCAAGGCGTACCACGAGGAGGTCCGTGAGCTGATCGACGCGGCGGGCGTGGCCTTCGAGGACGACCCGAAGCTGGTGCGCGGCCTCGACTACTACACCCGCACGACCTTCGAGTTCGTCCACGACGGTCTGGGCTCCCAGTCCGCGGTGGGCGGCGGCGGCCGCTACGACGGTCTGTCGGAGATGATCGGCGGCCCCGAACTCCCGTCCGTCGGCTGGGCCCTCGGTGTCGACCGCACGGTCCTCGCCCTGGAGGCGGAGGGCGTCGAGCTCGAACTCCCCTCCACCACCAGCGTGTTCGCGGTGCCACTGGGGGAGGAGGCCCGCCGGATCCTCTTCGCGAAGGTCACCGAGCTGCGCAAGGTGGGCATCGCGGCGGACTTCTCCTACGGCGGCAAGGGCCTCAAGGGCGCCATGAAGAACGCCAACCGCAGCGGGGCCCGCTACACCATCGTGGCCGGCGAACGCGACCTCGCCGAGGGCGTCGTCCAGCTCAAGGACATGGAGTCCGGGGAGCAGTCGGCGATCGGGGTCAACGAGATCGTGGCGGAGCTGGAGTCGAGGCTGGGCTGA
- a CDS encoding MBL fold metallo-hydrolase, translated as MLIAGFPAGAWGTNCYLVAPAAGEECVIIDPGHQAAEGVEEALRKHRLKPVAVVLTHGHIDHVASVVPVCGAHGVPAWIHPEDRYMMKDPSMGLGRSVGMPLMGEITVGEPDDVKELTDGAKLELAGLELSVAHAPGHTKGSVTFRMPETAEIPSVFFSGDLLFAGSIGRTDLPGGDMAEMLDSLARVCLPLDDSTVVLSGHGPQTTIGQERATNPYLREVAAGQGEGSQTPPRRGM; from the coding sequence GTGCTCATTGCCGGGTTCCCCGCCGGGGCCTGGGGGACGAACTGTTATCTCGTCGCCCCCGCCGCCGGCGAGGAGTGCGTGATCATCGACCCCGGCCACCAGGCCGCCGAAGGCGTCGAGGAAGCGCTGAGGAAGCATCGGCTCAAGCCCGTCGCCGTCGTCCTCACGCACGGCCACATCGACCATGTGGCCTCGGTCGTCCCGGTGTGCGGAGCGCACGGGGTGCCGGCGTGGATCCACCCCGAGGACCGCTACATGATGAAGGACCCCTCGATGGGTCTCGGGCGTTCCGTCGGGATGCCGCTCATGGGCGAGATCACCGTGGGGGAGCCGGACGACGTCAAGGAGCTGACCGACGGCGCGAAGCTGGAGCTCGCGGGCCTGGAGCTGTCCGTCGCGCACGCGCCGGGCCATACCAAGGGGTCGGTGACCTTCCGGATGCCCGAGACCGCGGAGATCCCTTCCGTGTTCTTCTCCGGGGATCTGCTGTTCGCCGGCTCCATCGGACGCACCGACCTGCCCGGCGGCGACATGGCCGAGATGCTCGACTCGCTGGCCCGTGTGTGCCTGCCGCTCGACGACTCGACCGTGGTGCTGTCCGGCCACGGCCCCCAGACGACCATCGGCCAGGAGCGCGCCACCAACCCGTACCTGCGGGAAGTGGCCGCCGGCCAGGGAGAGGGTTCGCAGACCCCTCCCCGACGAGGAATGTGA